A section of the Solitalea canadensis DSM 3403 genome encodes:
- a CDS encoding porin family protein: MKKTLLIICFLAISITAVYSQKIGWGLKATYQKSNYSKFGLKEREGSGDIPSERNSFSLSVFLEKNLNNNLSFQPNLTFTNRDMFLPVYARFYTDESMSTIQYYEGMTIDLSYIQMPLLFRYHPFPYLNIYAGPSIGLAVKTQAKLRNSYYDAQTGYFLGSNYTKSTKKEEKELFNSFDAGIQFGLGIEYKKFELGVFYEESFISPFKDRDGIFSYKPRFRAPYVSLGYRFK, encoded by the coding sequence ATGAAAAAAACTCTACTTATCATTTGTTTTTTGGCTATTTCAATTACAGCTGTTTATTCACAAAAAATTGGCTGGGGACTTAAAGCTACTTATCAGAAAAGTAACTATTCAAAATTCGGATTAAAAGAACGTGAAGGCTCTGGCGATATTCCTTCGGAAAGAAATAGCTTTTCTTTGTCTGTTTTTCTTGAAAAGAACCTAAACAACAATTTATCATTTCAACCGAATCTGACTTTTACCAATCGTGACATGTTCCTTCCTGTGTATGCGCGTTTCTACACAGATGAATCTATGAGTACCATTCAATACTACGAAGGAATGACCATAGATCTAAGTTACATACAAATGCCACTACTGTTTAGGTATCATCCATTTCCATATCTGAATATTTATGCTGGACCTAGTATCGGACTGGCAGTAAAAACTCAAGCAAAGTTAAGAAACAGCTACTATGATGCTCAAACTGGTTACTTTCTCGGCTCAAACTATACTAAATCAACAAAAAAGGAAGAAAAAGAGCTTTTCAACTCATTTGATGCAGGAATTCAATTTGGTTTGGGGATAGAGTATAAAAAATTTGAGTTGGGCGTATTTTATGAAGAAAGTTTTATATCTCCCTTCAAAGACCGAGATGGCATTTTCAGCTACAAACCAAGATTCAGGGCTCCTTATGTTTCGCTTGGCTATAGGTTCAAATAA
- a CDS encoding urocanate hydratase, which yields MTFKEQVLQGIPVELPAKKAYDTAVSHAPIRKQLLSREEKKLSLRNALRYFPKQWHKELAEEFLEELETFGRIYMYRFRPDYAMYARPIHEYPCKSIQAAAIMLMIQNNLDPAIAQHPHELITYGGNGAVFQNWAQYLLTMQLLATMTDEQTLNIYSGHPQGLFPSGKSAPRVVVTNGMMIPNYSSPDDLERYNALGVTQYGQMTAGSYMYIGPQGIVHGTTITVMNAFRKKLGKDADSKGKIFLTAGLGGMSGAQPKAGNIAGCITICAEINPAAATKRHSQGWVDELIEDMSTLVARVRTAKDNKETVSLAFIGNVVDVWEQFDKEGIFIEIGSDQTSLHNPWSGGYYPAGLSFDESNQMIAANPELFKEKVRESLRRHAASINSHCAKGTYFFDYGNAFLLECSRAGAAVMAENGIDFKYPSYVEDILGPMCFDYGFGPFRWVCTSGNPKDLQTTDRIAREVLEEIKAQSPEEIQQQMQDNIIWIRDAEKNKLVVGSQARILYADAEGRAKIALKFNEAIKSGELSAPVVLGRDHHDVSGTDSPFRETSNIYDGSRFTADMAVHNVIGDSFRGATWVSIHNGGGVGWGEVINGGFGMVLDGSDEAKQKLQNMLFFDVNNGIARRSWARNKEANFAIAREMERTPLLKITMPTIVEDEVINELF from the coding sequence ATGACATTCAAAGAACAAGTACTTCAAGGCATTCCTGTTGAATTGCCGGCAAAAAAAGCATACGATACAGCTGTAAGCCATGCGCCAATTAGAAAACAACTATTAAGCAGAGAAGAGAAAAAACTGAGTCTGCGCAATGCTTTACGTTATTTTCCTAAACAGTGGCATAAAGAACTGGCTGAAGAGTTTTTAGAAGAGCTGGAAACTTTCGGTCGTATTTATATGTATCGTTTCAGACCTGATTATGCGATGTATGCACGGCCAATTCATGAATATCCTTGTAAGAGTATTCAGGCGGCAGCAATCATGCTCATGATTCAAAATAATCTTGATCCTGCCATAGCGCAGCATCCTCACGAGCTAATAACTTATGGAGGAAACGGTGCTGTGTTTCAAAATTGGGCTCAATACCTGTTAACTATGCAGCTGCTGGCAACGATGACTGATGAGCAAACGTTGAATATTTATAGTGGTCACCCACAGGGTTTATTCCCTTCCGGGAAATCTGCTCCACGTGTGGTTGTTACCAATGGGATGATGATTCCAAATTACTCTTCACCTGATGATTTGGAGCGTTACAATGCTTTAGGCGTAACCCAATACGGACAAATGACGGCTGGTTCTTACATGTATATTGGTCCTCAAGGGATCGTTCATGGTACCACCATTACCGTAATGAATGCTTTCCGGAAAAAATTGGGCAAGGACGCTGATTCTAAAGGAAAAATTTTCCTGACAGCAGGTTTAGGTGGCATGAGCGGAGCGCAGCCTAAGGCAGGCAATATTGCCGGATGTATAACTATCTGTGCCGAAATAAATCCGGCGGCAGCAACCAAGCGCCATTCACAAGGCTGGGTTGATGAATTAATCGAGGATATGAGTACGCTTGTTGCTCGTGTGCGAACAGCCAAAGACAATAAAGAAACTGTTTCGCTAGCTTTTATCGGAAACGTAGTTGATGTTTGGGAGCAATTTGATAAAGAAGGCATTTTTATTGAAATAGGTTCAGATCAAACCTCACTGCACAATCCATGGTCGGGAGGTTATTATCCGGCAGGATTGAGCTTTGATGAATCGAACCAAATGATTGCGGCCAATCCCGAGTTATTTAAAGAAAAAGTACGTGAATCATTGAGAAGACATGCGGCTTCAATTAATAGTCATTGTGCTAAAGGAACTTACTTTTTTGATTACGGTAATGCCTTTTTACTGGAATGTAGCCGAGCCGGCGCAGCAGTAATGGCCGAAAACGGAATCGACTTTAAATATCCTTCATATGTTGAAGATATCTTAGGCCCGATGTGTTTTGATTATGGCTTTGGTCCGTTCCGTTGGGTGTGTACTTCAGGAAATCCTAAAGATTTACAAACAACTGACCGCATTGCAAGAGAAGTTTTGGAAGAAATTAAAGCACAGTCTCCTGAAGAAATTCAGCAACAAATGCAGGATAATATCATTTGGATCAGAGATGCTGAAAAAAATAAACTGGTTGTGGGCTCGCAAGCACGTATTCTTTATGCCGATGCAGAAGGTCGGGCTAAAATTGCGTTGAAATTTAATGAGGCAATTAAATCTGGTGAATTGTCAGCTCCGGTAGTTTTAGGTCGCGACCATCACGATGTAAGTGGAACAGATTCTCCATTCAGAGAAACCAGCAATATTTATGACGGTAGTCGTTTTACAGCCGACATGGCAGTACATAATGTTATAGGAGATAGTTTCCGTGGTGCAACCTGGGTTTCCATTCATAATGGAGGCGGTGTTGGCTGGGGAGAAGTGATAAATGGAGGGTTCGGAATGGTGCTCGATGGAAGTGATGAGGCTAAACAAAAATTGCAAAACATGCTGTTTTTTGATGTTAACAACGGCATTGCCCGTAGAAGTTGGGCGCGCAACAAAGAAGCAAACTTTGCAATAGCCAGGGAAATGGAAAGAACTCCATTACTAAAGATAACAATGCCAACTATTGTTGAAGATGAAGTAATAAACGAGTTATTCTAA
- a CDS encoding TonB-dependent receptor, which yields MSNSYYLRIDYSHLIHDAQVNQIVQSFQMKAKFLSFIFILFSLVGLTENVNANAVSNLSGRVTDKKTGQPIAGAVVSVSALRVGVSTNSNGEYSLPNLPKKKLMIDVSQLGYKTITQAIDISTTVIVNFEMEISVIEANEVVVTGSPILGKNSRNSTPIEVVSRKEITQSGATNIVDALSKVPGVSQVTTGGAISKPVIRGLSYNRVVTLSNDVKQEGQQWGDEHGIEIDQYAAAKVEVLRGPASLFYGSDALGGVINIIDPVVTTHGNIKGQFNTNYSLNNGLTANNIQFEGNTNGFVYRLNGTYKNAMSYKTPTERVYNSAFKEDDLSAMVGMNKSWGFAHLTYSRFNTKLGLTEGERDDNGSFVDGEGNPVSADDLKSRSMFLPFQHITHQKLALNTNISLGKGFLKTTLGFQNNQRKELEESATDPATYFYLNTYSLDSKYYFPEYNGWAPVVGISGTIQNNENKGEEALIPAYDMYSAGIFAYVKKEWERLSFDAGVRFDNRKLNGKQEFQFNEFSNNFSNISGSVGMTYQLTDALNFKANIGRGFRAPNIAELSADGVHEGAFRYEIGNTNLNQETSTQFDASLDWEGKYFSAGLNSYYNLINDYIYYQNTNNEEIEVDGGFYPVYRYVQGNSSIRGLEVSFDVHPVNALHFENSFAYTRGTNNDAKTDLPFIPQAKMINTLRYNFDNKKDALISNLFASVGLETSFKQDKVDPFETTSSGYTILNASVGASLRSKTGREVLTVFVNGKNLTDKNYIDHLSRFKEIGVSNIGRNITFGVSVPFSNN from the coding sequence ATGTCAAACAGTTATTATTTACGTATTGATTACTCGCATTTAATTCATGATGCGCAGGTTAATCAGATTGTACAATCATTTCAGATGAAAGCTAAGTTTCTATCATTCATATTTATACTCTTCTCTCTTGTTGGTCTTACGGAAAATGTAAATGCTAATGCAGTTTCAAATTTATCCGGACGGGTAACAGATAAAAAAACCGGGCAGCCAATTGCGGGCGCCGTAGTTAGTGTTTCTGCATTGCGTGTAGGCGTTTCGACCAATTCGAATGGAGAATATTCATTGCCCAATCTTCCTAAAAAGAAGTTAATGATTGATGTAAGCCAGTTGGGCTATAAAACAATTACTCAAGCAATAGATATTTCAACAACAGTCATAGTAAATTTTGAAATGGAAATTTCAGTGATTGAGGCGAATGAAGTTGTGGTAACTGGCTCTCCTATTTTGGGTAAAAACTCAAGAAATAGTACACCAATAGAAGTTGTTTCAAGAAAAGAAATTACACAAAGTGGAGCTACGAATATTGTTGACGCTTTAAGTAAGGTTCCGGGAGTATCGCAAGTTACCACAGGTGGGGCTATTTCAAAGCCGGTTATCAGAGGGCTGAGTTATAACCGCGTGGTTACCTTAAGCAATGATGTTAAACAAGAAGGTCAACAATGGGGAGATGAGCACGGGATTGAGATCGACCAATATGCTGCGGCAAAAGTGGAGGTATTAAGGGGGCCGGCAAGTTTATTCTATGGTTCAGACGCATTGGGAGGTGTTATTAATATTATTGATCCCGTTGTTACTACACATGGAAATATAAAAGGGCAATTCAATACTAATTATTCGCTTAATAACGGTTTAACAGCTAATAATATCCAATTTGAAGGTAACACAAACGGTTTTGTTTACCGCCTAAACGGCACCTATAAAAACGCCATGTCCTATAAAACACCTACGGAACGTGTCTATAACAGTGCTTTTAAAGAGGATGATTTAAGTGCTATGGTTGGCATGAATAAGTCGTGGGGATTTGCTCATTTAACTTATTCACGTTTTAATACAAAATTAGGGTTAACCGAAGGTGAACGTGATGATAATGGAAGTTTTGTTGATGGAGAAGGAAATCCGGTTTCTGCGGATGATCTTAAAAGCAGATCTATGTTTTTGCCATTTCAGCATATTACTCACCAGAAATTGGCCTTAAATACTAACATTTCGCTTGGTAAGGGATTTTTGAAAACTACCCTTGGTTTCCAGAATAACCAACGGAAAGAATTAGAGGAATCAGCAACTGATCCTGCCACTTATTTTTATCTCAACACCTATTCATTGGATAGCAAATACTATTTCCCAGAATATAATGGATGGGCACCTGTAGTTGGTATTTCAGGTACCATACAAAATAATGAGAATAAAGGGGAAGAAGCATTAATCCCTGCTTATGACATGTATTCGGCTGGTATTTTTGCTTATGTTAAGAAAGAATGGGAGCGATTAAGTTTTGATGCCGGGGTACGGTTTGATAACCGCAAACTAAACGGAAAACAAGAGTTTCAGTTTAATGAGTTTAGTAATAATTTTTCGAATATATCAGGATCTGTGGGTATGACGTATCAACTTACGGATGCACTTAACTTTAAAGCAAATATTGGGCGTGGATTCCGCGCTCCTAATATTGCAGAATTAAGTGCAGATGGAGTTCATGAAGGGGCCTTCCGTTACGAAATCGGAAATACAAATCTTAATCAGGAAACCAGTACACAGTTTGATGCTTCTTTGGACTGGGAAGGTAAATACTTTAGTGCAGGGTTAAACAGCTATTATAATCTCATAAACGATTATATCTATTATCAAAATACCAATAACGAAGAAATAGAAGTTGATGGCGGTTTTTATCCAGTTTATCGTTATGTACAGGGAAATTCATCAATTCGTGGGTTAGAGGTTAGTTTTGATGTACACCCGGTTAATGCATTGCATTTTGAAAACTCATTTGCTTATACCCGTGGCACAAATAATGACGCTAAAACTGATCTTCCATTCATTCCACAAGCAAAAATGATTAATACCCTTCGATATAATTTCGACAATAAAAAAGATGCATTAATATCGAACTTGTTTGCAAGCGTTGGGTTAGAGACCAGTTTTAAGCAAGATAAGGTAGATCCTTTCGAAACAACCTCTAGCGGTTATACAATATTAAATGCTTCTGTTGGTGCTTCTTTGCGAAGTAAAACAGGACGTGAAGTCCTTACTGTATTTGTTAACGGAAAGAACCTTACGGATAAAAATTATATTGACCACTTAAGTCGCTTCAAAGAAATAGGTGTTTCAAATATTGGAAGAAATATCACTTTTGGAGTTTCTGTTCCGTTCTCAAACAATTGA
- a CDS encoding aspartyl protease family protein — protein MALLFCSFHAFSQYQFRITEGKKGQINMPFEFQRNLIILPVYINDHGPYNFILDSGVSIMLITNPALKDSLNLQLGRNVTIKGLGEGDDLTAQIVTGIKMKIGKTQCTNMAGAIIPKDVLDLSAYVGMPIYGIIGFDFFNSFVVRINYVSQLITVYDTSDFKQPRKCKPIPLIIENQRAYVIAEVTMNDTKIVKTKLIIDTGAGHPVSLEPSSNPDIKVPDSTLDAYLGRGLSGPIDGHIGRIKHLAFSDIEVKNVITSFPNYSDVGAKITNNNNRNGNIGNDLLKRFTVTFDYSRGRMFLKPNVYFNMPFEHDMSGLELASDPTVKRYFISLVQPGSPADQAGLQKDDEIISINLKPVSEMPVSEIDGLLRSKDNRGLLIQYHRKNTTNYVVLTLKRRV, from the coding sequence GTGGCACTGCTTTTTTGCAGTTTTCATGCATTCTCCCAATATCAGTTCAGAATAACAGAAGGTAAAAAAGGTCAGATAAATATGCCTTTTGAATTTCAACGCAATCTGATCATTCTTCCTGTATACATAAACGATCACGGACCATATAACTTTATTCTGGATAGTGGTGTAAGCATTATGCTGATTACTAATCCGGCTTTAAAAGACTCCCTTAATTTGCAATTAGGCCGAAATGTTACCATAAAAGGTTTGGGAGAAGGGGATGATCTTACGGCACAGATCGTTACCGGAATAAAGATGAAGATCGGTAAAACCCAATGCACTAATATGGCCGGAGCTATCATTCCAAAGGATGTGTTGGACTTATCTGCTTATGTGGGAATGCCGATTTATGGAATAATTGGATTTGATTTCTTTAACAGCTTTGTAGTAAGAATAAATTACGTAAGCCAGTTAATTACTGTTTATGATACAAGTGATTTTAAGCAACCTCGTAAATGCAAACCAATTCCACTCATTATCGAAAATCAACGTGCTTACGTGATTGCTGAAGTGACTATGAATGATACAAAAATAGTAAAAACTAAATTAATCATCGATACCGGTGCTGGTCATCCTGTTTCATTAGAGCCTTCATCGAACCCGGATATTAAGGTTCCGGATTCAACATTGGATGCTTACTTGGGAAGAGGGTTAAGCGGACCTATCGACGGACATATTGGTCGGATCAAACATCTTGCTTTTAGCGATATTGAAGTTAAAAATGTGATTACATCGTTTCCGAACTATTCTGATGTTGGGGCAAAAATAACTAACAATAATAACCGAAATGGAAATATCGGGAATGACCTGTTGAAACGATTTACTGTAACTTTCGATTATTCGAGAGGAAGAATGTTCTTAAAACCAAACGTATATTTCAATATGCCATTTGAACATGATATGAGCGGACTGGAGCTTGCTTCTGATCCGACGGTAAAACGATACTTCATTTCATTGGTTCAGCCTGGTTCTCCAGCTGATCAGGCGGGTTTGCAAAAAGATGATGAAATTATTTCTATTAACTTAAAACCTGTGTCAGAAATGCCTGTTTCTGAGATTGATGGTTTATTACGTTCAAAAGATAATCGTGGATTATTGATCCAGTATCATCGTAAGAACACCACCAATTACGTTGTACTTACGCTTAAGCGTAGAGTTTAG